GCGTCTGAGCTGGGGGGCTGgactgggagcagagcaggtccCATGCTGGTGTGCCCCacgggcagtggtgtggggaTCGCTGGCCACAGAGGTGGCTCCACTTTTGCTGGGCAAGGGGAAGAGGCGGCCGTGGgcccagctcctccccagctcccgcGGGAGCTGATTGGCGCGGGCatggctgcctgccctgggctgcctgCATTTGAGCAGCTTCCAGAAGCTGACAAACCAGACTGGTTAGAGccaggctcagccccagccctgcctgacccacggcaggcaggcagcagctgcctgcacggGTGCCTGCCACGCCTGCACCCCTTGCCGGTGCAGCAGGCAGCACCCGGCAGCGCCCAGCTCGTGCCCCTCTCGTCTGGACCGTGGCAGGTCAGTACTGTGTcggtgctggggaggaggaaaaggaggaggaggaggaagtggcTGCTGGATGCTCACAGCGATGCCCCTCTTGGGCTGGCGTATCGGTGAGGGTGATAGGGATGCACCCTGCTTTGGGGGCTCCTGACCCGCTAGCCTGGGAGGGGGCCCCAAACTGTGCCGGAGGGATGACAGGACTGTGTGTGGATGCAGCTGCCCTTAAGACCTGAAGCCGCGCTGAAGCCACCTCCTGCCCTGGAGCAGCACCCACGTCCCGCACCCAGCCCTGAGGGGACTCAGGGGGCGGTGGGTGAGGGGGGCAGTCACGTTGCAGCTGCCCCCAtggagctggcagcaggtgaGGAGGCAGAGCCCGGCCCCCAGCCGGTGCAGGCAGCCGGTGGGCAaggctgtgccaggcagcaggGGGAGAGCGAGACTGCTGGGTCAGGGGGCCCCGGGGAGCCACCCCGGCTCTGTGGAGgggagcctgctgctgcctggggacgCCGGAACCCGCCACCGAGAGAGGATGCAACTGAGCTGCTCCTGCCCGGGCATGACGAGGTACCGGCCCACAGTGCCTCCCTGCCTGCGGGGCAGGACCCTCCTGCTGCCACCGCCAtcagccccatcctgccccacagGGAGAGCCCAGCATGTCAGGGCGGGTCACCCAGCCTGGAAACCGCCTCCAGCTCCATCCTGAGCTTCTCTGGCGAGGAAGAAGAATCATCAAGcagtgaggcagcagcagagccgtGCCACGTGCCAGCAGGCAGTGAGGACGAGTGCCCCATCTGCACGGAGCCCTATGACGACCAGCAGCACAAACCGGCCCTGCTCAACTGCAACCATGGGCTGTGCCGTGCCTGCCTGCGCGCCATCATGGACACAGCTGCCGGCGCCGAGTTTGGCCGCGTGCGCTGCCCCATCTGCCGCCAGAAAACGCCCATGCTGGAGTGGGAGATCTGCAAGCTGCAAGaggagctgctcctgctgcatgcccagcccagctcccccacTGCCCTGGCCACCACCCGGCCACCCACCTTGCCTCCCCGGCGCCCAGGCCTCGCTGGCGCCCTCGAGCATCGCTTCCAGGTGCGCTTCCATACCAGCCGCATGTTCGGGTGCCTGCCCTGCGTCCGCTACCCACCCTGCCTCATCCACAGGCTGGGGCGGCTGGAGCACCGCTGCCGCTGTTGCTACCTCCtggtgctggcactgctgctggcagctgagatgctcagcctgctcctcatcttcctccccATTGTCCTGATGGTGCTGCTATTCCTCATCCTCGATAAATAGTGCTGGGTTTGTGCCTCTGGGCTGGGCCATGCATGGGCAGAggtgccctgctcctgctttgccctggggctggtgccGGGTGGTGATGCCAGCCTGCGAGCAAGCCTGTGAACCCAGGTGCCTGGGatgccctggtgctgctggtgagCCCGGAGTGGGTGAGGCAGCGGAAGAGCTGGAGTTGGCAGCTGAGGGAGGTGACCCCCGAGCTGGGCATCGCCTGCATCCCATCAGGCACCAGGTGACACatcactgcagcagcaaaggggCAGATGGAGCAGGAGCCCTTCCTGCACCGGGGGCACATCCCTGGCACAGGGCCAGGGACCGGAGGGCCTCTgcgggcagagcagggctgtgcGGTGGGCTGCGCTGCCCATGCCTGGGACAGACAGACTGGGGTTCCCCAGCATGGACTGGAAATACAACTTGCATTTGTACCACGGCCGTGTTCAGCTGAGTTCAGTGCTTGGTCCAGGCTGAGCGTCTCCCCTCAGAGTGCAGTAGTGACAcgaggaggggatggggacagccaGTGGTCCCCAGCCACACTGGGGAAGGGTGCCTGCCCCCACcacagcacctcccagccccagccaagCTGTGCCGGTCCGTGCTTGTGCCTTGTCTTGCGCGGAGATAAGAGAGCAAACACAGTTCTGCCCCTGTGGCCTGGCACTGGCAG
The Phalacrocorax aristotelis chromosome 17, bGulAri2.1, whole genome shotgun sequence genome window above contains:
- the LOC142065573 gene encoding ring finger protein-like; the protein is MQLPLRPEAALKPPPALEQHPRPAPSPEGTQGAVGEGGSHVAAAPMELAAGEEAEPGPQPVQAAGGQGCARQQGESETAGSGGPGEPPRLCGGEPAAAWGRRNPPPREDATELLLPGHDEVPAHSASLPAGQDPPAATAISPILPHRESPACQGGSPSLETASSSILSFSGEEEESSSSEAAAEPCHVPAGSEDECPICTEPYDDQQHKPALLNCNHGLCRACLRAIMDTAAGAEFGRVRCPICRQKTPMLEWEICKLQEELLLLHAQPSSPTALATTRPPTLPPRRPGLAGALEHRFQVRFHTSRMFGCLPCVRYPPCLIHRLGRLEHRCRCCYLLVLALLLAAEMLSLLLIFLPIVLMVLLFLILDK